A stretch of DNA from Pseudoalteromonas ruthenica:
AAAACTTAACAAGCTGTTTACTTACACAGTGTTTAGTTCCTATTAAAACAACTTAATAAGCTCGTTCGCGGCTAATAAGGTGCTTTAATGTTTGCCCAGACTGCAAGCGTTGATAGTTGTCGACCACTTGCTCAACAACGGTTTCAATGCGGCTAAGCGCACTGCAATGCGGGGTCAAAATGAGGTTTTCTTGGTGCCATAAAGGGCTCTCCTCTGGCAAAGGTTCTTGGCGAAACACATCAAGGGTGGCACCGCCTAAAGTGTGTTTTGAGAGTGCGGTTTGTAATGCACTTTCACATACATGCTCTCCTCTGCCAACATTAATTAATACCGCATGCGCAGGCAGTTTTGCCAACAGCTCAGCATCAATTATATTGCGGGTCTTTACAGTCAAAGGCAGTACACAAACCAAATAATCGACATGCGCAAGCATCTCGTTTAGGCCGCTATCACCGCAAAAGTGTGTCACCGTCGCTGTGTCAGGTTTTTCTGAGTTCGACCACGCTTTGATAGTAAAGCCATTAGCCGCTAAACGCTGCGCAATAGCGCTACCAAGCTGACCACACCCGAGCAGGCCGACGCGATTGTGTGCGCGCACCCGCTTCGCTCGCCATTGTTTGTTACTTTGCTGACGCCAATAACGAGGCATATGAGATTTATGCAGCAGCACTTGCGTTAATACGTATTCAGCCATATCTGCTGCCAGCTCATTATCAACAATACGCGTGACCGACACATGATCTGCAATGGCATCCAGGTTAAGGCCGTCGACACCGGCACCAAAAGAAGACACCGCTTTTAGATTTGGCAAAGCACTAAACACCTCAGCCGGTACCTGCCAGCCAAGCACCATATCAATCGCTGCAGCATCCTCAATATCAGGCCACACTTGTACTTGCTGCTCACCCAGTTGCTGTTTAAGCATGCTCTGCAGCTTATCTGTATTTCTGTTCGCAATTGCCACTAATAAACTCATATTATCTCCATCACAGCGATAGTTTGCCTCAGTATCCCACAACCCGATGTCGTCTTGAAACTGTCATCTATTTTACACTTTGATGTCATGGTTAATTCTTACCCTGTGGCTAATCTCATTACCAAAGGGTGGTAATATGATCAGTATTGATAAAGTGGTTGAAGATAACTTACCGAGTCTTGCCAACTCACCAAAAGTAAAAGGCCTGGTAAAGAAAGGGCTGGGCTATTTATTACACGAACAAGAGTTTGTTGCTTTTGCCGATACCTATCCTCACCTACAAGAATTAGAGTTTATCGAGCAAGTGCTCGAAGAGCTGGACTTCAGTGCTCGCTTTAGCTCATCACAGTTGGATAATATCCCAAGCGAAGGCCGCCTCGTGATTATCGCGAATCACCCGATTGGCTCATTGGATGGCTTGGCACTGATAAGCGTGCTAGCTCGCGTACGCCCAGATATCCGTGTTGTTGCCAACCGTTTGTTGATGAGTGTAACGCCAATGCACTCATTACTACTGCCGGTTGATAACATGTCTGGCAACAGCCGCAAGCAAGAACTCAATGCCATTCATCAGCACCTTAAAGCTGAAGGAGCCTTG
This window harbors:
- a CDS encoding 2-hydroxyacid dehydrogenase produces the protein MSLLVAIANRNTDKLQSMLKQQLGEQQVQVWPDIEDAAAIDMVLGWQVPAEVFSALPNLKAVSSFGAGVDGLNLDAIADHVSVTRIVDNELAADMAEYVLTQVLLHKSHMPRYWRQQSNKQWRAKRVRAHNRVGLLGCGQLGSAIAQRLAANGFTIKAWSNSEKPDTATVTHFCGDSGLNEMLAHVDYLVCVLPLTVKTRNIIDAELLAKLPAHAVLINVGRGEHVCESALQTALSKHTLGGATLDVFRQEPLPEESPLWHQENLILTPHCSALSRIETVVEQVVDNYQRLQSGQTLKHLISRERAY